In one Chlamydia sp. BM-2023 genomic region, the following are encoded:
- a CDS encoding DUF1389 domain-containing protein: MASLTQAPSNSPQVQATCWRCHLPGTPESRRLALVVVGIGFLLLAGVLVASLAAGLVHPAVIVGVVVSVVIAIAMAVAAVRARLQERKLLEPENFHEVIKKNYPQVVYELYSEQRLTASELDSVMERVPFKNFGDLPQDLLRRFENFGPRKFLAGCEGITLPNLKDFLIQHCPIYFLKRFIDLGPYEVPTREGLLPEEYWLADDRLSGRQVVFSNTSWLFAQVVTREEYLDLRNDARSGNLLFFGESVAPIVARMREKARSLPSGHPAKQLGDDPALPSASMAICKHGMGWEQIQLIKHARIEHLILLDSFERLSKRGSRLANLMTYIYPSIHELGYMYDPQKAQSSLFTWEEFKRGVKEEMQGDFADYTGGVSEAAQRMMQKRLVSLSYLRNLSKN; the protein is encoded by the coding sequence ATGGCGTCATTAACTCAAGCTCCTTCAAATAGTCCTCAAGTTCAGGCAACTTGTTGGCGTTGCCATCTTCCTGGCACTCCTGAGTCGCGAAGGCTTGCTTTAGTGGTAGTGGGAATAGGTTTTCTTCTTCTTGCTGGGGTGCTTGTTGCTTCTCTGGCGGCAGGCCTAGTTCATCCTGCAGTTATAGTCGGGGTAGTTGTATCTGTAGTGATTGCCATAGCGATGGCAGTTGCAGCTGTACGAGCGCGTTTGCAGGAGAGAAAACTATTGGAACCTGAGAATTTTCATGAGGTAATTAAGAAAAATTATCCTCAGGTTGTTTATGAGCTGTATTCTGAGCAACGGTTGACCGCTTCAGAATTGGACTCTGTTATGGAACGAGTCCCTTTTAAGAATTTTGGAGATCTTCCTCAGGATCTTCTAAGAAGGTTTGAGAACTTTGGTCCTCGAAAATTTCTAGCGGGTTGCGAGGGGATTACCCTTCCCAATTTAAAAGATTTTTTAATACAACACTGCCCCATCTATTTCCTAAAAAGATTTATTGATCTTGGCCCTTATGAAGTTCCCACGAGGGAAGGTTTACTCCCCGAAGAGTACTGGCTCGCTGATGACAGATTATCAGGTAGGCAGGTAGTTTTTAGTAACACCAGTTGGCTATTTGCTCAGGTAGTAACCCGCGAAGAGTATCTTGATCTTCGTAATGACGCAAGGTCAGGGAACTTGCTTTTCTTTGGAGAGTCTGTAGCGCCGATCGTAGCACGTATGAGGGAGAAAGCACGCAGCCTCCCTTCAGGGCATCCCGCAAAACAACTAGGGGATGATCCGGCGCTTCCCTCCGCATCCATGGCTATATGTAAACATGGGATGGGATGGGAGCAAATTCAGCTAATTAAACATGCGAGAATAGAACACTTAATACTCCTTGATTCTTTTGAACGTTTGAGCAAGAGGGGTTCTAGGTTAGCTAATTTGATGACTTATATCTATCCCTCTATTCATGAACTGGGGTATATGTATGACCCTCAAAAGGCCCAAAGTAGCCTATTTACATGGGAAGAATTTAAGAGGGGAGTTAAAGAAGAGATGCAAGGAGATTTTGCAGACTATACTGGTGGTGTTTCCGAAGCAGCTCAACGAATGATGCAGAAACGCCTAGTGAGTTTGAGTTATCTGCGTAACCTTTCTAAAAATTAG
- a CDS encoding DUF1389 domain-containing protein, translating to MTAATPIPPRNDSTSAVSQQGSGNILSGTSQSRKALTIAGIFLAVLSLALGFTIACGVAHPAVIFGLVISVVLFAVVAAMAVVSYKKSVIAVPELTPLIPADVKTHMPRGFLNVIKDKYPKVIFDLCVSQNFTIQELRDLLQKMALKDLKSSIAYSKVQAFGLETFQDGCQRREIPSLDDVLLRHCPLYFLRRFIELGPKEIPQKENLSPEIYWTAHSGLGEQSRLILSDTAWLFSQVVTQEEYNQLCFRARQGSWDLCEDLIKTIEMRMKEKLPSVPDGVDKAGITLDIAIPATLLLLCKHGMGWEQLRLLRDYGNPVFLGFLANQEKQGRYDSKLAKLMDISYPYTNESVSGYSPYLALVTHEEFMKGIKQEAAELPTTAPIFYDAGVNFFNSLVQDSGLVLKARPLYGPGALILPTYETNTVSGERLRRLD from the coding sequence ATGACGGCAGCAACTCCCATTCCTCCTCGCAATGATTCTACATCTGCAGTATCCCAGCAGGGGAGTGGTAATATTCTTTCTGGAACTTCGCAGTCGCGTAAGGCCCTAACGATAGCCGGGATTTTTCTTGCTGTTTTGTCTCTAGCACTTGGTTTTACTATCGCTTGTGGCGTTGCCCATCCTGCTGTGATATTCGGTTTAGTAATTTCTGTAGTTCTTTTTGCTGTAGTTGCGGCAATGGCAGTTGTTAGTTACAAAAAATCTGTTATAGCTGTTCCTGAGCTTACCCCTCTAATTCCCGCCGATGTAAAAACTCATATGCCTCGAGGGTTTTTAAACGTAATTAAAGATAAGTATCCAAAAGTTATTTTTGACCTCTGTGTTTCTCAGAATTTCACAATTCAAGAGCTTCGCGATCTTTTACAAAAGATGGCTCTGAAAGATCTCAAGTCGAGTATAGCTTATAGCAAGGTCCAAGCCTTTGGTCTCGAAACTTTCCAAGATGGTTGTCAGAGAAGGGAAATACCTTCTTTGGATGATGTTTTGCTAAGGCACTGTCCCTTATACTTCTTAAGGAGGTTTATAGAACTTGGTCCTAAGGAGATTCCTCAAAAGGAAAATCTATCTCCAGAAATATATTGGACAGCACACTCAGGACTCGGAGAGCAATCTAGACTAATCCTTAGTGATACTGCTTGGTTGTTTTCTCAAGTAGTTACGCAAGAGGAATACAATCAGCTTTGTTTCCGAGCACGTCAGGGCTCTTGGGATTTATGCGAAGATCTCATTAAAACTATAGAAATGCGTATGAAAGAGAAGCTTCCTAGCGTTCCGGATGGTGTTGATAAGGCAGGTATAACTCTTGATATAGCCATACCCGCTACATTACTACTGCTTTGCAAACATGGTATGGGGTGGGAGCAACTCAGACTATTAAGGGATTATGGAAATCCAGTATTTCTGGGATTTCTCGCGAACCAGGAAAAGCAAGGTAGATACGATTCAAAACTCGCCAAACTTATGGATATTTCCTATCCTTACACTAACGAGAGCGTGTCTGGGTACAGCCCTTATTTAGCTTTGGTTACCCACGAAGAATTTATGAAAGGAATAAAACAAGAAGCCGCGGAACTACCAACGACAGCTCCTATATTTTATGATGCCGGCGTAAACTTCTTTAATTCCCTTGTTCAAGATTCAGGATTAGTTTTAAAAGCTCGGCCATTATATGGTCCTGGAGCATTAATCTTGCCCACCTATGAGACCAATACGGTCTCAGGAGAGAGATTAAGAAGACTAGATTAA
- a CDS encoding DUF1389 domain-containing protein, whose product MSSTIPSSSTIQKLSSLDQQDVQTSRVMDKVCRRSSVISGIFLATLALVFTIVLACGIVHPALIVSLVIVSVAILAIAIRSCRKEIVEIPLEAPIPLGFLNVVKQKYPQVIYDICVYQNLTIQELRDVISKVSQRNIPLMKTSKQIENFGAKKLLNGCQDTYLPPLDDILMKYCPLYFLKRFIELGPKEIPQKENLPPEIYWTARAALGDRYIVFSEILWLFSQTVTIEEYSILRARARLGLWDMTSDIVERVISRMKEKLPSIPDSIDKAAISADIDANHTLLRLCKHGMGWEQIQFIKKYGNPRHLGFLQKNERLGAYDSKLSKLMAAVYPYLDEDSRAYNASLALLTWKELKLGISNAAADFVSSDPIFYEAGIQFFNSRLKSSGIVLQPLPFSGEEALTLPTYAIDNVTGERLGQLS is encoded by the coding sequence TTGAGTTCCACTATCCCTTCTTCTAGCACAATTCAAAAACTATCTTCCTTAGATCAACAGGATGTACAAACATCCCGAGTAATGGATAAAGTATGCCGAAGGAGCTCGGTAATCAGCGGGATCTTCCTTGCTACATTAGCTCTAGTGTTTACTATTGTTCTTGCTTGCGGGATTGTCCATCCGGCTTTAATAGTCAGCCTGGTTATTGTTTCAGTAGCTATTTTAGCAATAGCGATTCGTAGTTGTAGAAAAGAGATTGTGGAAATTCCTTTAGAAGCTCCTATCCCTCTAGGATTTTTAAACGTAGTTAAACAGAAGTATCCACAAGTTATTTACGATATTTGCGTTTATCAGAATTTAACGATTCAAGAACTACGCGATGTTATATCAAAGGTATCCCAGAGAAACATACCTTTGATGAAAACCTCTAAACAGATCGAGAACTTTGGAGCTAAGAAGTTGTTAAACGGCTGTCAGGATACTTACCTACCTCCTTTAGATGATATTTTAATGAAGTATTGTCCCTTATACTTCTTGAAGAGGTTTATAGAACTTGGTCCCAAGGAGATTCCTCAAAAGGAAAATCTGCCTCCAGAAATATATTGGACAGCACGTGCAGCACTCGGGGATAGATACATAGTTTTCAGTGAGATCCTCTGGCTATTTTCTCAAACGGTTACGATAGAAGAATACAGCATCCTTCGTGCGCGTGCGCGATTAGGATTATGGGATATGACTTCGGATATAGTAGAGAGAGTCATCTCCCGTATGAAAGAGAAGCTTCCTAGCATTCCCGATAGTATTGATAAGGCAGCCATAAGCGCCGATATCGATGCTAATCATACACTACTACGTTTATGTAAACACGGTATGGGCTGGGAACAAATTCAGTTTATTAAGAAGTACGGTAATCCAAGACATTTAGGGTTTCTTCAAAAAAATGAAAGGCTCGGCGCTTACGACTCAAAGTTATCCAAGCTTATGGCTGCGGTCTACCCTTATCTTGATGAAGATAGTCGGGCATATAATGCCAGCTTAGCTTTGCTTACATGGAAAGAGCTCAAACTAGGGATCTCAAACGCTGCAGCAGACTTTGTATCCTCAGATCCTATATTTTATGAGGCTGGTATCCAGTTCTTCAATTCCCGCCTTAAAAGCTCCGGAATAGTTTTACAGCCTTTACCGTTTTCAGGAGAGGAAGCACTAACCTTGCCGACTTACGCTATTGATAACGTGACAGGGGAGAGATTAGGGCAGCTAAGCTAA
- a CDS encoding DUF1389 domain-containing protein → MMSPSVTSPATPNDITALIAQTGCKVQNIAPRNKCLPSLITGVAFAIIALALGVVLACGIAHPVIITGLVLALIISGVALALALREHRRPPIPQGFLNIIKKAYPKVIYDLCVHQKLTLQELRLVLQHASSGNFYNAPSSIKAKLEKVDLDGLVASCQGVHLPSLEDLLLEHCPWFLINTFINNGSKYLCEAENLPGEVYWPAPLALYSGCNRTAFHPYMNLVAKHVQCAEYTELLEHAKNNTWDQGKHILDRIFGRIYEDSCYQESNRKHVGMYLNGQGWLLGLLKHGVSWEQVKLFRKVDLESLILLDNLNSVGRCSSLLYYVASVHSHIQENNPEGFEHDLALMTWEELKTGYQRYSEKQKSENRYDSFMKFLASLVRNKNSSFKVYALGKLLPVSYNDLDYTTGRRSNRTNM, encoded by the coding sequence ATGATGAGTCCTTCTGTCACATCCCCTGCAACACCTAATGATATTACAGCTTTAATAGCTCAAACTGGTTGCAAAGTTCAGAATATTGCTCCTAGAAACAAATGCTTACCTTCGCTGATTACAGGCGTAGCCTTTGCTATTATTGCTCTTGCGTTGGGTGTTGTTCTTGCCTGTGGGATAGCTCATCCAGTGATTATTACGGGGCTTGTGCTCGCGCTAATCATTTCTGGAGTAGCTCTAGCGCTTGCATTGCGGGAACATAGAAGACCGCCTATTCCTCAGGGATTTTTAAATATAATTAAGAAGGCATACCCAAAGGTTATTTATGATCTTTGCGTTCATCAGAAATTAACGTTGCAAGAGCTACGCTTGGTTTTACAACATGCTTCTTCAGGGAATTTCTATAATGCTCCCAGCAGTATTAAGGCGAAGCTCGAGAAAGTAGATCTAGATGGTTTAGTAGCATCTTGTCAAGGTGTTCACTTACCTTCGCTCGAAGATCTTTTGTTAGAGCATTGTCCCTGGTTTTTGATAAACACATTTATTAATAACGGTTCTAAATATCTGTGCGAAGCGGAAAATCTTCCTGGTGAGGTATATTGGCCAGCACCTTTAGCTTTGTATTCCGGATGTAATCGGACAGCATTCCATCCCTATATGAATCTGGTGGCTAAGCATGTACAATGTGCAGAGTATACAGAACTTTTAGAACACGCAAAAAATAATACTTGGGATCAAGGGAAGCATATTCTAGATAGGATTTTCGGGCGCATATATGAAGACTCGTGCTACCAAGAATCGAACCGTAAGCATGTTGGAATGTATCTGAATGGTCAGGGCTGGTTACTCGGGTTGTTAAAACATGGAGTAAGCTGGGAGCAGGTAAAGCTATTTCGTAAGGTAGATCTTGAGTCTCTTATTCTTCTAGATAATTTGAATTCCGTAGGAAGATGTTCCTCATTACTATACTACGTAGCCTCTGTCCATTCTCATATTCAAGAGAACAATCCAGAAGGCTTTGAGCATGACCTAGCTTTAATGACTTGGGAAGAACTCAAAACAGGTTATCAACGTTATTCAGAAAAACAGAAATCAGAAAACAGATATGATAGCTTCATGAAATTCTTAGCCTCGCTTGTTCGAAATAAGAACTCCTCTTTCAAAGTCTATGCGTTAGGAAAATTATTGCCGGTTAGTTATAACGATTTAGATTATACGACCGGAAGGCGGTCGAATCGCACCAATATGTAA
- a CDS encoding DUF1389 domain-containing protein — protein MSITLEAYCKQIVAEPSELPKIKAGLDRYAKIITGVVFAIIAVALAAVLACGIVHPAVIVGLGLATILSGVMLSLALRDYLRPPIPQEFLKIIKTYYPKAIYDLCVRQKLTIQELRTVLTGVSEHDLSSVPDSLKVKLEKFGKERLIQECEDFAQKSIDSSLPKLDDLLVRFCPWYFLKRFVDLGPKEMPQAENLPPEVYWTGPMGRTSGFLESVFAPHTWLFGRVVSEGEYHELLDNAKNGTWDCCKDLVESIHKRMLGDIGFSYLKDSAADFKVSQWTSSVSTYRSLLLCKHGMSWEQLQLISDISNEELWFLHLTDTLSRSKMGLVRHLLSVFPHIQEDSSAYDPDVALVTWDTWISQFRKFLSHQDVYQSNLEFLASRSRNSNLVFDDWFLGMGDALTSTSYRYDVNTGKKRDV, from the coding sequence ATGAGTATCACGCTAGAGGCTTACTGCAAGCAGATAGTTGCTGAACCAAGTGAACTGCCGAAAATCAAGGCAGGCTTGGATAGGTATGCTAAGATCATTACAGGTGTGGTTTTTGCTATTATCGCCGTTGCATTGGCTGCGGTTCTTGCCTGCGGGATAGTTCACCCAGCAGTTATAGTGGGACTGGGACTCGCTACCATTCTTTCTGGTGTGATGTTATCTCTTGCCCTAAGGGATTATTTAAGACCGCCCATTCCTCAAGAATTCTTAAAGATTATTAAGACATATTATCCCAAAGCTATTTACGATCTCTGTGTTCGTCAGAAATTAACGATTCAAGAGCTACGCACTGTTTTAACAGGGGTTTCCGAACATGACCTTTCTTCGGTTCCTGATTCCTTGAAAGTTAAACTAGAGAAATTTGGCAAAGAACGTTTGATTCAGGAGTGTGAAGATTTTGCACAGAAGAGCATAGATTCCTCATTACCTAAACTAGACGATCTTTTGGTAAGATTTTGTCCTTGGTATTTTCTAAAGCGCTTTGTGGATTTAGGTCCTAAAGAGATGCCTCAGGCTGAAAATTTGCCTCCTGAGGTATATTGGACAGGTCCTATGGGACGTACTAGCGGTTTTTTAGAATCCGTATTTGCTCCCCATACATGGCTTTTTGGACGTGTTGTCAGTGAAGGGGAATACCATGAACTTTTAGATAATGCCAAGAACGGTACCTGGGATTGTTGTAAAGATCTAGTGGAGTCAATCCATAAGCGTATGCTTGGGGATATTGGTTTTAGTTATCTAAAGGACTCCGCTGCCGACTTCAAGGTTTCCCAGTGGACAAGCTCTGTGAGCACCTACCGCTCTCTTCTTTTATGTAAACATGGTATGAGCTGGGAACAGCTACAACTTATCTCAGATATAAGCAATGAAGAGCTGTGGTTCCTTCATCTCACGGATACACTCAGTAGATCAAAAATGGGTCTAGTGCGTCATTTGCTTTCTGTTTTCCCCCATATTCAGGAGGACAGTTCCGCTTATGATCCCGATGTGGCTCTAGTTACTTGGGACACCTGGATATCTCAGTTTAGGAAGTTTCTATCTCACCAAGATGTTTACCAAAGTAATTTAGAATTTTTAGCTTCCCGCAGTAGGAATTCCAATCTAGTTTTTGATGATTGGTTTTTAGGAATGGGAGATGCTTTGACCTCAACTTCTTATAGATACGACGTAAATACAGGGAAAAAAAGGGACGTCTAA